From Candidatus Methylomirabilis sp.:
ATCAGCTTCTGCAGCTCCTCTTCGATCCGCATGGTCCCTCCTGGCGGCCACCTCCTCCCGCGCCACGCCTCGTCCCGGCGTGACGAGACGCATGCGCGGAACGGCTCAGGAGGTCGCCCGTTATCCCGCGGTTCGCTCCCCCGGGCCGGCGGCCCGCCCTGCTGAGCCTACCGACTTGCCGATCCAGTCCCGCGCGTCCAGGGACTTGCCCGTCGCGTCCCGGGAGGCCTCGCTCGCCAGATAGAGAAACACCGGGGTAATGGCCTCGGGGGTGGGGAGAGTCATCGGATCCTCGCCGGGCATCGCGGCGGCCCGCATGACAGTCCGGGTCCCGCCGGGGTTGACGGCGTTGACCCGGATCCCCTCCTCCCGGAGCTCGTCCGCCAGGATCTGGGTGAACCCCTCCAGGCCGAACTTCGAGACGGCATACGCCCCCCAGCCCTTCCGCCCCGTCCGGCCCACTCCCGAGCTCACGTTGATGACGGACCCTCCCCCGGCCGCCCGCAGGAGCGGGAGGCAGGCGCCCGTAAGGAGGAACGGCCCGGTCAGGTTGACGGCCAGAACCGCCTCCCAGGCCTCGGGAGGGTACTCCGCCAGGGGGACCATGGGGCCGAGCAGGCTCGCGTTGTTCACGAGGACGTGGAGCCGTCCGAAACGCTGGCGCACGCCCTCCACCAGGGACGCGATGTCGGCAGCCTTCCCTAGGTCGGCCGGAAGGGCAAGGACATCCACCCCCTGCTCCCGCAGCGCCGCCGCCGCCTGCTCGAGAGGGGCCGGGCGGCGGGCACACAGGGCAAGGGTAGCGCCCTCCCTCCCGAAGGCTGCCGCCACCGCCCGGCCAATCCCCTGACTCGCCCCGGTGATGAGCGCGACGCGGCCGGCCAGCAACCCGGCCATCACTCCTCACCCTCCCAGGGGGCCGCCGCCGGTGTCGCCCACTGCCGCAACAGGAAAGGCGCAGCCCCTGACGCCGCCAGGCACCCCCTGAGCCTCACTGCGCCTCCTGGGGAGCCCGCCCTTCCTCCCCTTCCCGTTGGCGCTGGACCACCTGTAACGGGATCAGGAGGATCCTGCCTCGGCTCACCTCCACTTCAAGGAGGTCCCCAGTGCCAAGACCCAATGTTTTCCGGATCTTGACAGGGATTGTGATCTGCCCGCGACCCTTCAGGACAACCCTGGACATAGGACCTCCTAAATGATTTTCATTTTATCGTATTTTCTGATAATTGAGGAAATATTTTTCCCGGGGGAGAGGTTTTTGGTCTTGTCACCCCCTGGGCCGCTGGCTATCCTAGCTCTGCTGGAAAGGCGATTCTCCGCGGCTCTTCACGGACGCAACGCCCGCGGAAGTACCCTCCAACCTGGCGTTTCTCCGTAGTCCTATGCGCCCCCGCATCCCCGGCTCCCGGCCCTGGCGGAGCGCCCCCTCCTCTTCGGTCCGACCAGGGCACCGGGGGGGGAACGATCGGAGGAGGGAAAGCTTCTTTGCTCGGGTGTACACCCTGGTCCGGCGGATCCCCAGAGGCCGGGTCCTGACCTACGGGCAGGTCGCGGCCCTGCTCGGGGACCCTCGCTGGGCCAGAACGGTGGGCTGGGCCCTCGCCGCTTGTCCGCCCGGGGCCGCCCCGTGCCACCGGGTGCTCAACGGTCGGGGTGCCTGCTCGCCCGGCTACGCGAGCGGGCATCCCGAGCGCCAGCGCGCCCGGCTGAAGACCGAGGGGGTGCGCTTTCGCCTGGACGGGACGATAGACCTCGCCACCTACGGCTGGCTCGGGCCCCCCCGAGCCCGCCACCGCTCCCGGATGCGCGGGAGCCCGGAAGCACCATGGCCGTCGAAGTGTACCTGAGCGAGAACGCCTTTATCGGCCTCCTGGTCTCGACCATCGAGGTCTACCGCCGGGAGTGCTTTGGCATCCTCCTGGGCCACAGCACGCCCGACCGGGTCTTCGTGGACTTTGCCGTCCCCTACCAGACAGCCACCCGCAAGTTCCGGGAGGTCCACATCGACTGGAAGCGGAGTGCCCGGGTGGAGGAGGCGGTCCGGGGCACCTCCCGCTGGGAGCTGGTGGGGGACTACCACTCCCACGCGATGTACGGGCCGGCCCGGGCCAGCACCGAACTCTCGACGGAGGACCAGGAGTTCTTCGCCGACGGGACGGTGGGGATCGTGGTAGCCATCAACGACATCCGCCGGCCCAAGCGCTGGGCGTACAGCCCGGGGGGGATCATCTCGGGCGCCGTCAACGGCTACAGCATCCGGATCGCGGCCTACGCCAAGCGGAACAGCCAGATCGACAAGGCCCCCATTATCTGCCCGTACGCCGTGGGCTTCATGGGGAAGCGGCGGGTCTCTGCCCGGGCCGGATGAGCCGACCGTCGCGCCGCGCTCTCCGGGCGAAGCTGGAGGCCCTCACGCGCAAGTACGGCGCCGCCTACCTCCGGACGTCGGCACTCATGTTCCCCCGGCGCTACCGGGAGCCGGCGGATCGGGAGGTGGTCGGGCTGCTCGCCGCCTCCCTGGCCTATGGCCGCGTGGATCTGTTCGCCCGGGCCGTCGAGACGGTACTCGCGGCGCTGGGAGAGCACCCGGCGGCGGCGGTCCGCCGCTTCCTCCCCCGGCGGGACCGGAAAAGCCTCTCGACCTTCCGATACCGCCTGAACCGCCCCGATGACGTCGTCGCCGCCCTCTGGGCCCTCCGGCAGCTTCTGGAAGCCTTCGGCTCCCTGAAGGCCTGCTTCCTGGCCGGCTACTGCCCGGAGGACGAGGACATCCGGCCGGCCCTCACGGCCTTCGTAGACCGCCTCTATCAGATCGACTTCACCCCTGTCTTCCCCGCCGGGATCCCCTCCCGCGGCTTCGCCCACCTCTTCCCGAACCCGCGGACCGGCGGCGCCTGCAAGCGCCTGAACCTGTTCCTCCGGTGGATGGTCCGGCCGGACGACGGCCTGGACCTCGGGCTCTGGCCGGAGGTCTCGCCCGCCAAGCTCATCATCCCGCTCGACACCCACGTGGCCCGGGTGGCGCGGGGGCTCGGGCTCACGCGTCTCAAGAGCCCCGGCTGGCGGATGGCCAAGGCGATCACGGAGGCCCTGAAGGTCTTCGATCCGGCCGATCCGGTCCGCTACGACTACGCCCTCTGCCGCTTCGGGATCCTGGAGGGGGCGGGGAAGGGGCGCCGGGCCGGTCCGCTGCGGGCGGTCGGAGGCGGGCCGTGAGACGCCGGCGCCTCCTCCTCGGCGCCCATATGTCCATCGCGGGGGGCTTGCCCGAGGCCTTCTCCCGGGGCCGGGCGGTCGGCTGCGACACCATTCAGGTCTTCACGAAGAACAACAACCAGTGGCGGGCCCGGCCGCTTGCCGAGCCGGAGGTGAAGGCCTTCCGGGCGGCGCAGCGGGAAAGTGGCATCGCGCCCGTGCTGGCGCACGTGAGCTACCTGATCAATATCGCCTGCCCCGACCGCGGCCTCTTCCAAAAGTCCGCAGCAGCCCTCCGCCTCGAGGCGGAGCGGGCAGA
This genomic window contains:
- a CDS encoding SDR family NAD(P)-dependent oxidoreductase → MAGLLAGRVALITGASQGIGRAVAAAFGREGATLALCARRPAPLEQAAAALREQGVDVLALPADLGKAADIASLVEGVRQRFGRLHVLVNNASLLGPMVPLAEYPPEAWEAVLAVNLTGPFLLTGACLPLLRAAGGGSVINVSSGVGRTGRKGWGAYAVSKFGLEGFTQILADELREEGIRVNAVNPGGTRTVMRAAAMPGEDPMTLPTPEAITPVFLYLASEASRDATGKSLDARDWIGKSVGSAGRAAGPGERTAG
- a CDS encoding MGMT family protein, whose protein sequence is MYTLVRRIPRGRVLTYGQVAALLGDPRWARTVGWALAACPPGAAPCHRVLNGRGACSPGYASGHPERQRARLKTEGVRFRLDGTIDLATYGWLGPPRARHRSRMRGSPEAPWPSKCT
- a CDS encoding Mov34/MPN/PAD-1 family protein, producing MAVEVYLSENAFIGLLVSTIEVYRRECFGILLGHSTPDRVFVDFAVPYQTATRKFREVHIDWKRSARVEEAVRGTSRWELVGDYHSHAMYGPARASTELSTEDQEFFADGTVGIVVAINDIRRPKRWAYSPGGIISGAVNGYSIRIAAYAKRNSQIDKAPIICPYAVGFMGKRRVSARAG
- a CDS encoding TIGR02757 family protein → MSRPSRRALRAKLEALTRKYGAAYLRTSALMFPRRYREPADREVVGLLAASLAYGRVDLFARAVETVLAALGEHPAAAVRRFLPRRDRKSLSTFRYRLNRPDDVVAALWALRQLLEAFGSLKACFLAGYCPEDEDIRPALTAFVDRLYQIDFTPVFPAGIPSRGFAHLFPNPRTGGACKRLNLFLRWMVRPDDGLDLGLWPEVSPAKLIIPLDTHVARVARGLGLTRLKSPGWRMAKAITEALKVFDPADPVRYDYALCRFGILEGAGKGRRAGPLRAVGGGP